GGGGTCACCCCTCGTCGTACAGCGCACCGACCTCGCTCGCCGCGAGAGGACGGGCGTAGACGTGCACGTCGTGAATCCGGCCACGGAACCGACGGTCCGACTCGTCGCTCGCGTCGGTTTCGCCACCGATGGTCGTGGGGCCGGCGTCGGTCCCCCACGGGCCGGTGTCGGACGGGAGCGTCGCTTCGAGACGCCCGTCGACGTAGAGTCGCCGCGTCTCGGCCGCGTCGTCGTAGACACCGGCGACGTGGTGCCAGGTGTCGGCGTCGACGACGCCGGTGGGCGTATCGAGGCTGATCGTGTCCTTGGCACGGCTGTAGAACCGCACCGCGCCGGGTCCCGGGTCGCCGAGCGACAGGGCGTAGCCCCCCGCGTCGTTCTCGTCGGCGGCGAAGATTCGCTGTCCGACTTCGGCGGGATCGACCGTCCTGATCCACGCGGTGATCGTCAGGCCGGTCCCGACCGGATCGGTCGGGAAGTCGGGGATAGCGACGTAGCCGTCCCTGCCGGGCACGTCGAACGTCGCCGCCTTCCCGCTGGGGCCGGGAACGAAGGCCACGTCCCCGACGACTGTCCCGTCGTAGTCGTTGCCGCTCGCGTCGTCGGCGGTGCCGTCGAGCGGGTAGTGCCCGAGAAGCCCCGTCGTCAGTCCCACGCCGTCGTTGCGCCGGCACTGCTCGGTGTAAAAGCCCAGATCGAACGTGACGCCGTCGCTCTGGAGGGCGTTCGCGGTTCCCGGGGGGACAGCCCACGCGAAGGCGACGGAGTGGGTGGTCGCGGTGTCGCCCCCGTCGGTCCCCGAGAAGCAGTTTCGGCCGGTGCCGCCGCCCGCCTCGGCCGCGAGGTTGCCGGCGAGGTCGACGCCGACGCCCGTCCCGAGCGTCGCGAGGACGTTGCGGAGCGAATCGACCAGCACCGTCGGCTCGGTCGCCGCAAGCGTCCCGTCCCCGTCGTCGACCCAGAGGAGCGCTAGCGTCCCGTCCAGCAACTCCACCGTCGCCGCGTCCTCTGTCGGGTCGTCACGCTCCGGTTCGGTGACGCCGTTCTCACTGCTGGCGCTCGCGCCGGCGTTCAGCCAGACGTAGCCGGGGTTGTCACAGAGGGCGAACTCGAAGGAGACCATCCCGAAGTCGCCGGGTTTCACGTCCTCGATGTCGACGACTGGGCGGTCGTCGCCCTGATTCGCCAGCCCCTCGGGCACGTTCAGGCCGTCGCACGGGGACTCCGCCATGGCGACGCCTTCCTCCCGTGCGTTGGCCATGAACTGGGTCGGGTCGTCGACGGCGATCAACCACGCGTCGTCGGCCGGGAGGCCGGTTTCGCCCTCTTGGAGGTCGGTCGCGTCACCGATCCGCTCCGCTCCGTCGTACATGCGAACCGAGACGCCGTCCCCCTCGTCGGCCGACCAGTCGGAGTACGTTTCGGTCCAGCCGACGGTCATATCGAGGGTCCCCGCGGTGAGTTGATTGTTCGCGAACGTCTCCGCGTCGCTGAAGAACGCGCTCGTCCCGAGTCCCGCGCCCGCCGACGCGATACCGACGCTGCCCAGCGCGGCGAGGGCCGTCCGTCTCGTGATGTCGAGTGTGTCGTCGTCGTCCATGGGCGGTCCGGGACGTGGTGTCAGCCCCGTGATCGGTCACACCCACTCGTCCGACCGAATTAGTTACTGGTTCGTTATTGGTGTTAATCCCCGACTAAGCGGCGGTAAGACTTCCCTAACGGGACGAGCGATCCGCCAGTGGACCGAGGAGCACCGTGGAGTCACCCGAACGCCCCGGCGACGATCAATAGGTATATACGTCGCTCCGGCAAACCCCGGAACGCGAGTCCCGATAGGGTAGTGGACTATCCTCTTGGCTTCCGGAGCCAGGGACCGGCGTTCAAATCGCCGTCGGGACGTTCTGGCGACACAATAACGCCGAGCGACAGCGAGGCGTCCGTGTCGCCAGAACGGAGACACGGCGATTTGAGCAGCGAACGAGCGAAGCGAAGTGAGTGAGTTCAAATCGCCGTCGGGACGCTCACTTCAGTCGTGACCTGACTTCGTCAGGTCACTCCTTCGTTCGGTCCCGACGAGCCCCACGCTCGCTAGCGCTCGCGTGGGACGCCGTCGGGACGCTCACTTCGTCGCTGGCGCTTCGCGCCGGCTGCCCGAGGGACCGGAGGTCCCTCGCTGCTCGCGTGGGACGCCGTCGGGACGTTCCATCGACACAATGACACCGAGCAACAGCGAAGCGATCAACTCAACCTATTTCTGCATCGGCCACCAAAGAGCGGTCACCATGCGCACGCTCCGCGAGGTGAACAGACAGCTTCTGAAGGCGATCGAGGCCCCACCGGACACGGGCGAAGAGGAGCGACTGGATCGGCTCGCGGCGAGTTTCTGGGCCCGGACGCGTCACGAGGAGTATCCGCTCGATCCGGGGAGCCTCTGTCGCCTGCGGTACAAGCTCCGACGCATCGCCGAACGGACACACGAGGAGCGGGCACACCACCTGTGGCGCGCTCGGGAGTTGCTCGACGAATACGCGGCAGAACACCCGCCACGACGGCAGACGTAGCCCGGTGGCGATGTAGTGAGGTTTATGCGGGCGTAGGGGCGAGAACGGAGCAACGATGCTCTCATCTACGAGACGCGGGCTCGTCGATGGCCTCCGCGTCGCCGTCGGCGAGGCGGGCTACGACCGCGACGTGGCGCCGTCGGATATCGAACTGGAGGCCTTCGACGACGAGGAGAAAGGCGAGTTCTCGTCCGCCATCTCGTTCGCTATCGGCGCTGCTGCCGGCGAGAACCCGATGGAAGTCGCCCACACGATCGCCGACGCCCACCGCGACCACGGTCTCCCGGAGGGCGTCGCGCGCGTCACCGTCGAGAACGGCCACATCAACTACCACCTCGACGCGACGGCGATGGCCCGGCTGACGCTCGGCGAAATCGACGCCGAGGGGGCGACGTACGGCGCCCGCGAGCGGGCCGATCCCGACCGAATCGTCGCGGACGTCTCCTCGCCCAACATCGCCAAACCCCTCCACGTCGGCCACCTCCGGAACACCATCCTCAGCGACGCGCTCATGAACGTCTTGGAGGAGCGGGGTCACGACGTGACCCGCGACAACCACCTCGGCGACTGGGGGACGCAGTTCGGAAACCTCCTCCACGAGTACGTCGAGTTCGGCGACGAGGCGGCCTTCGAGGACGACCCCATCGCCCACCTGCTCGAACTCTATCAGCAGTTCGAGCAGCGGGACGGGATGCTCGAGGACGTGGCCGACTTCGGTGCGCTGACCGAGGAGTTCGAGGACGCCATCGCCGCGGAGCGGGCGTACCACACCGACGACGGCAAGGCGTGGTTCGCACGTCTCGAGGAGGGCGACGCGGAGGCGGTCGACCTCTGGGAGGGGTTCCGCGAGGCGAGCATCGAGCGCTTCGAAGCCATCTACGCCGAACTCGGCGTCGATTTCGACCTCTGGTTGGGGGAGAGCTTCTACGCCCGCGAGGGGTGGAACGACGTGGTCATCGAGAAGGCCCTCGAGAACGACGTGGCGATGCGCGGTCCCGACGACTCCGTCTTCATCCCCATCTACGACGACGACTACGACGACGCCGGCGACCCGGACCGAGCCGACGTGGATCCGTCGCTCGACCGCGCCCGCGAGATGCTGGCGGAGGCCGGAAGCGTCGAGGAGGCCGACTTCGACGCCTTCTACATCGTCAAGTCGGACGGCTCGACGGTCTACGGCACCCGCGACCTGGCGACCATCGAATACCGGATTCGGGAGTTCGACGCCGACCAGTCGGTGTACGTCGTCGCGAGCGAGCAGAACCGCTACTTCCAGCAGCTGTTCGTCGCGGCGCGGAAGATGGGCTACGTCGACATCCACCTCGAACACATCGACTACGGGATGATCAGCCTGCCAGAGGGGAGCATGTCGACCCGGGGCGGACAGATCGTCACGGTGCGGGAGGTGCTCGACGCCGCTCAGGAGCGCGCCCGCGACATCGTCCGTGAGAAGGGCCGCAACGTCGCCGAGGACGAAATCGACGCCATCGCTCGGAAGATTGCCCTCGCGACGGTCAAGTACGGCATGGTCGGCGCGAACCGAGGCAAGGACATCACCTTCGACATCGACGAGGCGGTCTCGCTGGAGGGCGACACGGGCCCGTACGTCCAGTACGCGACGACCCGTGCGTACAGCATCCTCGACGCCGCCGAGGGCGTCCCGGCCGTCGACGACGTGGACCCGACGGCGTTCAACGACACGGACTACGACCTGATCTACCACCTCGGTCGCTACCCGCTCGTTCTCGACCGGTGTGAGGAGCGCTACGACGCCGCGCCGCTCGCCCACTACCTCCTCGAACTCGCGCACGTCTTCAACTCCTTCTACCACAAGAATCGGGTGCTCGACGCCGAGACGGCGGCCGAGGAGCGACTCGTCCTCACCGACGCCACGGCGCAGGTGTTCGAGAACGGTCTCGGCCTGCTGGGTATCGAGACGCTGGCCGAGATGTAAGGTTAAGTTTCGGTCGCCCGAGTCTCACGTCGTGCGCCGACGCGACGCCGCCCTCGTCCTGTGCTGTGTTCTCGCCGTGAGCGCCGGCTGTCTCGGGGTCGAGGTGGACACCGCGCCGTCGACGGCGACGCCGACGCCGGGGTCCGAAACGACCGTCCGCGTGACCGACGTCGTCGACGGCGACACGATTGACGTGCGCTTCCCCGACGGCTCGACGGACACGGTGCGACTCCTCGGCGTCGACACGCCGGAGGTCCACGTCGAGAACGACCCCGCGGAGTTCGAGGGAGTGCCCGACACCGAGGCGGGGCGGTCGTGTCTGCGCCGCCACGGGGAGCGGGCGAGCACGTTCGCCGTCGACCGACTCGCCGACCGCCGCGTGACCCTCCAGTTCGACGCCGCGGCCGGACGGCGCGGCGGCTACGACCGCCTCCTCGCGTACGTCGTCGTCGACGGAGCGTCGTTCAACGCCGCCCTCCTCGAACGCGGCCACGCTCGGCTCTACGACTCGTCGTTCCGGGAACGCGACCGCTACACGGCGCTGGAACGGGAGGCGCGCGACGCGGGACGTGGCGTCTGGGACTGTGCCTCGTGACGGGGATAGAGTGTGCGAGACGGTGACTACGGTGGCAAATTAATTACTACTACGCATTCACAAAGACTTTAGTATAACCAGAGAATATCCCGTGACGAGGATGACACCCACAGGGTTCCGCGCGAACGTGACGACGGACGGACGGACGGGGTGGGGGCAGGCGGTGGCGCGATGACGGCGACCAAGGCCGGACTCGCCGGGCAGTTGGCGGTGGTCGCCGGCTTCGAGAACCCGCAGGCCGCTCTCGAACAGTATCCGACGCCGCCGGAGTTGGCGGCGCACGTCGTCCACATCGCCGACCTGAACGGTGACGTGGAGGGACGGACCGTCGTCGACCTGGGCGCGGGGACGGGGATGTTCACGCTTGGCGCGGCGCTGCGCGGGCCGAAGCAGGCGGTCGGTGTCGAAATCGACCGCGACGCCCTCGAAATCGCCCGCGAGAACCGGCGACGGGTGGGCACCCGAACGGAAATTCACTGGATACAGGCCGACGCGACGCAGGCCCCCCTGTGTCCCGACGGCCCCACGACGGTCGTGATGAACCCGCCCTTCGGCGCCCAGGACGGCAACGAACACGCCGACCGCGCCTTTCTCGCCACCGCCGCCGACGTGGCGGACGTGTCCTACTCCGTCCACAACGCCGGGAGCCGGGAGTTCGTCGAGGCCTTCGCCGCCGACAACGGCGGCGAGGTGACACACGCCTTCGCCGCGGAGTTCGACCTCGACCGGCAGTTCGACCACCACGCCGCCGACCGGCGGGAGATCGACACCGAGGTCTTCCGGATCGTGTGGTCGTAGGTTTATTGTCGACCGGTGAGTGACGCCGATCGGGACCTGCCCGTCACCGATGGCACTTCGAGACCGGGTCGCGAGGGGACTGCTCGCGGTGTACGCGGCGGTGGAACTCGTCCGCGGCGTGACGGGGGAAGTGCTGTCCGTCGGCCTCTCGGTGGCCGTCACCCTCGGCGTCACGTCGACGACGCTCGGGACCGTCGTCGATGCGGGGTTCTTCTTTGTCACCTTCTACGTGTTCACGCCCGACGTGTTTCCGGCGGCGACCGACCGCCGCGACGACCCGGGGTTTCGAATCCTCGTCGCGGCCGTCTCGCTGGCGTTCGCGCTCCCCGCGTCGCTGGCGCTGTCGGCTTTCGGGCGGCTGACCGTCCCCTACGCACTCGTCGGTGGCTACCTGCTCGCGGCGACTCTCGTCGGTATCGCGACCTTCGCGGCGTACTTCCGACTCACCCAGTCCGTGCCGGTCGCCGATCCCCGTGGGGATGCGTTCGCGCTCGTTCGGGTCCGAAGCGAGGACGCCGCCACGGAACAGCGTCGGTATCTGCGACGGCTAGAGGCGCAGTCGGCGTGGCTCGGCACCGTCGTGCGCCTCCTCGCGGTCGTCGCGGCGGCCGCGACACATCTCGGCCCGTGCATCCTCTTCGGCGTCGCGGCCGCGACGCTCGGGAGCCTCTTTCCCCTCCTCGAACTGCTGGTCGTCGTCGGCCTCGTGTTGCAGGCCGGCCGCCGAATGGGCGTCATCGATCGATCCGCCCCCGACCTCGAATCGAGGGTTTACGACCGCCTGACCGCGGCGACACGGAGCGTCCGTGGCACCGCGGCCGTCCTGATGATCGTCGTCGGTACCCTGCTCGCGGTGTTCGTCGCCCTCCTCTGGCTTCGGATCGGAACGCGGCCGTGGCCGCTCGTGAACGCCCTCCGCGGCCTCGCGGCGAGTCTCGATCCGGCGTCAATCCACGACCCGCTCGCGGAAGCGGTCGCGCTCGTCGCCGCCGTCGGTCGGATCGTCGCCGTTCCGGTCGCCAGCGGGTACGCCATCTGGTACTGGATCCGCGCGCTCCGGTGGGTCGCGGCCGTCGAA
This window of the Haloplanus rubicundus genome carries:
- a CDS encoding arginine--tRNA ligase — its product is MLSSTRRGLVDGLRVAVGEAGYDRDVAPSDIELEAFDDEEKGEFSSAISFAIGAAAGENPMEVAHTIADAHRDHGLPEGVARVTVENGHINYHLDATAMARLTLGEIDAEGATYGARERADPDRIVADVSSPNIAKPLHVGHLRNTILSDALMNVLEERGHDVTRDNHLGDWGTQFGNLLHEYVEFGDEAAFEDDPIAHLLELYQQFEQRDGMLEDVADFGALTEEFEDAIAAERAYHTDDGKAWFARLEEGDAEAVDLWEGFREASIERFEAIYAELGVDFDLWLGESFYAREGWNDVVIEKALENDVAMRGPDDSVFIPIYDDDYDDAGDPDRADVDPSLDRAREMLAEAGSVEEADFDAFYIVKSDGSTVYGTRDLATIEYRIREFDADQSVYVVASEQNRYFQQLFVAARKMGYVDIHLEHIDYGMISLPEGSMSTRGGQIVTVREVLDAAQERARDIVREKGRNVAEDEIDAIARKIALATVKYGMVGANRGKDITFDIDEAVSLEGDTGPYVQYATTRAYSILDAAEGVPAVDDVDPTAFNDTDYDLIYHLGRYPLVLDRCEERYDAAPLAHYLLELAHVFNSFYHKNRVLDAETAAEERLVLTDATAQVFENGLGLLGIETLAEM
- a CDS encoding METTL5 family protein is translated as MTATKAGLAGQLAVVAGFENPQAALEQYPTPPELAAHVVHIADLNGDVEGRTVVDLGAGTGMFTLGAALRGPKQAVGVEIDRDALEIARENRRRVGTRTEIHWIQADATQAPLCPDGPTTVVMNPPFGAQDGNEHADRAFLATAADVADVSYSVHNAGSREFVEAFAADNGGEVTHAFAAEFDLDRQFDHHAADRREIDTEVFRIVWS
- a CDS encoding DUF7553 family protein, which translates into the protein MRTLREVNRQLLKAIEAPPDTGEEERLDRLAASFWARTRHEEYPLDPGSLCRLRYKLRRIAERTHEERAHHLWRARELLDEYAAEHPPRRQT
- a CDS encoding LamG domain-containing protein — encoded protein: MDDDDTLDITRRTALAALGSVGIASAGAGLGTSAFFSDAETFANNQLTAGTLDMTVGWTETYSDWSADEGDGVSVRMYDGAERIGDATDLQEGETGLPADDAWLIAVDDPTQFMANAREEGVAMAESPCDGLNVPEGLANQGDDRPVVDIEDVKPGDFGMVSFEFALCDNPGYVWLNAGASASSENGVTEPERDDPTEDAATVELLDGTLALLWVDDGDGTLAATEPTVLVDSLRNVLATLGTGVGVDLAGNLAAEAGGGTGRNCFSGTDGGDTATTHSVAFAWAVPPGTANALQSDGVTFDLGFYTEQCRRNDGVGLTTGLLGHYPLDGTADDASGNDYDGTVVGDVAFVPGPSGKAATFDVPGRDGYVAIPDFPTDPVGTGLTITAWIRTVDPAEVGQRIFAADENDAGGYALSLGDPGPGAVRFYSRAKDTISLDTPTGVVDADTWHHVAGVYDDAAETRRLYVDGRLEATLPSDTGPWGTDAGPTTIGGETDASDESDRRFRGRIHDVHVYARPLAASEVGALYDEG
- a CDS encoding thermonuclease family protein codes for the protein MRRRDAALVLCCVLAVSAGCLGVEVDTAPSTATPTPGSETTVRVTDVVDGDTIDVRFPDGSTDTVRLLGVDTPEVHVENDPAEFEGVPDTEAGRSCLRRHGERASTFAVDRLADRRVTLQFDAAAGRRGGYDRLLAYVVVDGASFNAALLERGHARLYDSSFRERDRYTALEREARDAGRGVWDCAS